A window of the Cystobacter fuscus genome harbors these coding sequences:
- a CDS encoding spherulation-specific family 4 protein: MNRDTRVALSFLLLGLLFAPGCLVQSIDEEGRACDVEHPCSAGRSCVEGVCLSHVTPAADGGPSEQGDGGPADGGESCLDACVDWLCGTSNACGAVCQPVNGCVEGSLLDGFEPGGTGWIIFKDESTTFQMTAVSSPALSGQALRLDYDINPAGGFGGIERLLGEGQDWRQATGLGIWVYGASTGHPFRLELYDTHRVRFEFSVAVDWTGWKHVYAPFSAFTLSGFQTVPDAGSATLALDAVKGLSISPGYLSGAHGSVVVDELALLQRPEAGAIVPLYIYPSPGAWAPLIEGKAAHPTVPVLAIINPDTGPGAAINPEYVTSISALADAGITVLGYVHASYSQRDEGLVREDINRYRSFYPETRGIFIDEMANTQGQEGYYRALSDHARDAGFSLTVGNPGARTPVSFRGTVDVLTISEGPGLTDAGLIHEAAAGFDRSSLSVLRYGLPTASPAYVNQVRRDVRYIYLTHDAQNPWTSLPPYLNNLLASLR, encoded by the coding sequence ATGAATCGCGACACGAGAGTCGCTCTTTCGTTTCTTCTGCTCGGCCTGCTCTTCGCGCCCGGTTGCCTGGTGCAGAGCATCGATGAGGAGGGCCGCGCCTGTGATGTGGAGCACCCGTGCAGCGCGGGACGCTCCTGCGTCGAGGGGGTCTGCCTCTCCCATGTCACGCCCGCCGCGGATGGCGGTCCCTCGGAACAGGGGGATGGGGGCCCCGCGGATGGCGGTGAGAGCTGCCTGGACGCGTGCGTGGACTGGCTCTGTGGCACCTCCAACGCCTGTGGAGCCGTCTGCCAGCCCGTGAACGGGTGCGTCGAGGGGAGCCTGTTGGACGGCTTCGAGCCGGGGGGCACGGGCTGGATCATCTTCAAGGATGAGTCGACCACCTTCCAGATGACGGCCGTCTCCAGCCCGGCCCTGAGCGGGCAGGCGCTGCGGCTGGACTACGACATCAACCCGGCGGGTGGCTTCGGTGGAATCGAGCGGCTCCTCGGCGAGGGTCAGGACTGGCGGCAGGCCACCGGTCTTGGAATCTGGGTGTATGGGGCCTCCACCGGCCATCCCTTCCGATTGGAGCTCTACGACACCCATCGGGTGCGCTTCGAGTTCTCGGTCGCGGTGGATTGGACGGGCTGGAAGCACGTGTATGCCCCGTTCAGCGCCTTCACCCTCTCGGGCTTCCAGACCGTTCCCGACGCGGGCAGCGCCACGCTGGCGCTCGATGCGGTCAAGGGCCTGAGTATCTCCCCCGGGTACTTGTCTGGCGCCCACGGGTCCGTGGTGGTGGATGAGCTCGCGCTGCTGCAACGGCCCGAGGCGGGTGCCATCGTTCCGCTCTACATCTATCCCTCCCCCGGCGCATGGGCGCCGCTCATCGAGGGCAAGGCCGCGCATCCGACGGTGCCGGTGCTGGCCATCATCAATCCAGACACCGGCCCGGGAGCGGCCATCAACCCGGAGTACGTCACTTCCATCAGCGCGCTGGCGGATGCCGGCATCACGGTGCTCGGCTACGTGCATGCCTCGTACAGCCAGCGTGACGAGGGCCTGGTGCGCGAGGACATCAACCGCTATCGCTCCTTCTACCCGGAGACGCGGGGCATCTTCATCGACGAGATGGCGAACACCCAGGGGCAGGAGGGCTACTACCGCGCGCTCAGCGACCATGCGCGGGACGCGGGCTTCTCGCTCACCGTGGGCAATCCGGGCGCTCGCACGCCCGTGAGCTTCCGCGGAACGGTGGATGTGCTCACCATCTCCGAGGGGCCTGGACTGACGGATGCCGGCCTCATCCATGAAGCGGCGGCTGGCTTCGACCGGAGCTCCCTGAGCGTGCTGCGCTACGGCCTTCCCACCGCCAGCCCGGCCTACGTCAATCAGGTTCGCCGCGACGTGCGCTACATCTACCTCACGCATGATGCGCAGAACCCCTGGACCTCCCTGCCTCCGTACCTGAACAACCTGCTCGCCTCGTTACGTTGA
- a CDS encoding tetratricopeptide repeat protein produces the protein MRAVLGWIAIVQLLWAGSARADELATLALSQAKAFYQALDYERCLKRLKRAGTLKLSEPERAEVALYQGLCGAGLGQSKAARKSFQRALELDPQLQLPLGTSPRIVELFEEVGGKRRTRPAEAPAVAAAPAPAAPAADVPSASPAEPPAVTPGLKPAAPPVVTERPAFLPQAQPPKSGVVRAMPYVLGGASLAVLATGVVFGVQARSFESQARGAHFDSDMASFNRQAASRARTANILFVGSGVVAAATVVSALLQ, from the coding sequence ATGCGCGCCGTGCTGGGTTGGATTGCGATCGTGCAGCTCTTGTGGGCTGGAAGTGCCAGGGCGGACGAGCTGGCCACGCTCGCGTTGTCCCAGGCCAAGGCCTTCTACCAGGCGCTCGACTACGAGCGGTGCCTCAAGCGGCTGAAGCGTGCCGGTACGCTGAAGCTGTCGGAGCCGGAGCGGGCCGAGGTGGCGCTCTACCAGGGGTTGTGCGGCGCCGGCCTGGGCCAGTCCAAGGCGGCCCGGAAGTCCTTCCAGCGCGCGTTGGAGCTGGATCCGCAGCTTCAACTCCCCCTGGGAACGAGCCCCCGCATCGTCGAGCTCTTCGAGGAGGTGGGTGGAAAGCGCCGGACCCGCCCGGCGGAGGCACCGGCCGTGGCCGCCGCCCCCGCTCCCGCCGCTCCCGCCGCGGATGTGCCGTCGGCGTCGCCAGCGGAGCCTCCCGCGGTCACGCCCGGCCTGAAGCCCGCGGCCCCCCCTGTCGTCACCGAGCGTCCGGCCTTCCTTCCTCAAGCCCAGCCGCCGAAGAGTGGGGTGGTGCGCGCCATGCCCTACGTGCTGGGCGGCGCTTCGCTCGCGGTGCTCGCCACGGGCGTCGTCTTCGGGGTCCAGGCCCGCTCTTTCGAGAGCCAGGCGCGCGGCGCGCACTTCGACTCGGACATGGCCTCCTTCAACCGTCAGGCCGCCTCGCGCGCCCGCACGGCCAACATCCTCTTCGTCGGTTCGGGAGTCGTCGCCGCGGCCACCGTGGTGAGCGCGCTCCTCCAGTAG
- a CDS encoding enolase C-terminal domain-like protein translates to MGQTRGEAVPIERCEARAYEIPTDAPEADGTVEWNSTTLVVVEVTAGGRRGLGYTYADASAASLIHHTLSKELEGLDVMDVPARMVSLLRRVRNKGRPGLVAMALSAVDAALWDTKARLLDMPLVRLLGAARAAVPVYGSGGFTSYSIAKLKEQLGGWVAQGIPRVKMKVGSHPDEDGHRVREAREAIGPEAWLFVDGNGAYTVKQALVLADSFAEAGVVWFEEPVSSDDLEGLHLLRQRIPSGMNVAAGEYGWDAIYFRRMLGARAVDVLQADATRCLGVTGFLQVDALCEGFQVPLSGHCAPSLHLHVACAARNLVHLEYFHDHVRIEHLLFDGARSPVKGALTPDLSRPGMGLELKRRDAERYAL, encoded by the coding sequence ATGGGCCAGACGCGCGGCGAGGCGGTGCCCATCGAGCGATGTGAGGCTCGGGCGTACGAGATACCGACGGATGCGCCGGAAGCGGATGGCACCGTGGAGTGGAACAGCACGACACTCGTCGTGGTGGAGGTGACGGCGGGAGGCAGGCGGGGGCTCGGCTACACGTACGCGGATGCGTCGGCGGCGAGCCTCATCCATCACACGCTCTCCAAGGAGCTCGAGGGGCTCGATGTGATGGACGTGCCGGCGCGGATGGTGTCGCTGCTGAGGCGGGTGCGCAACAAGGGGCGGCCAGGGCTGGTGGCCATGGCGCTCTCCGCGGTGGACGCGGCGCTGTGGGACACGAAGGCGCGGCTCCTGGACATGCCACTGGTGAGACTGCTCGGGGCGGCACGGGCAGCGGTGCCTGTCTATGGCAGTGGAGGCTTCACCTCGTACTCCATCGCGAAACTGAAGGAGCAGCTCGGGGGCTGGGTGGCGCAGGGGATTCCCCGGGTGAAGATGAAGGTGGGCAGCCATCCGGACGAGGATGGGCACCGGGTGCGGGAGGCGCGGGAGGCCATTGGCCCGGAGGCATGGCTCTTCGTGGATGGCAATGGCGCGTATACGGTGAAGCAGGCACTGGTGCTGGCGGACAGCTTCGCGGAGGCCGGCGTCGTCTGGTTCGAGGAGCCCGTGTCGAGTGATGACCTGGAGGGGCTGCACCTGCTCCGGCAGCGCATTCCCAGCGGGATGAACGTGGCGGCGGGGGAGTACGGCTGGGACGCCATCTACTTCCGGAGGATGCTGGGGGCTCGGGCGGTGGACGTACTGCAGGCGGACGCGACGCGGTGCCTGGGGGTGACGGGCTTCCTCCAGGTGGACGCGCTGTGCGAGGGTTTCCAGGTACCCCTGTCGGGTCACTGCGCGCCGAGTCTCCACCTGCACGTGGCCTGCGCGGCGCGCAACCTCGTGCATCTGGAGTACTTCCATGATCACGTGCGAATCGAGCACCTGCTCTTCGACGGAGCGAGGAGCCCGGTGAAGGGGGCGCTGACACCGGACCTGTCCAGGCCGGGAATGGGCCTGGAACTCAAGCGGCGGGATGCGGAGCGCTACGCCCTGTGA
- a CDS encoding thiamine pyrophosphate-requiring protein has translation MSATVSDYLLYRLTQWGIRRLYGYPGDGINGLLGALGRNSEFQFIQARHEEMAAFMACAHAKFTGEVGVCVATSGPGAIHLLNGLYDAKLDHQPVVAIVGQQKSMGLGGHYQQEVDLPVLFKDVASEYTVMVSNPSAIRHAVDRAVRIAQSQRTVTCIIIPNDVQEQPYQRPPQVHGSIHSSVGYSEPRVVPQEKDLRRAAEVLNAGKKVAMLVGAGAMRAADEIIEVADLLGAGVAKALLGKAVLPDDLPFVTGAIGLLGTKPSWDMMMECDTLLMVGTSFPYSEFLPPEGQARGVQIDIDGRMLAIRYPMEVPLTGDSKETLRALVPLLKRKEDRGWREGLEKGIRQWWKVVEGRAMNGANPINPQRVFHELSPKLPDGAILSSDSGSAANWFARDLKIRKGMMASLSGNLATMGCGVPYAIGAKFAYPDRPVIAMVGDGAMQMNGNGELVTIAKYWKEWKDPRLVILVLNNRDLNQVTWEQRVLAGDPRYKASQELPDFPYARYAESIGLRGIRVDKPEQIASAWDQALSADRPVVLEAYTDPDVPPLPPHITLEQARHFSEALLKGDEKSVGLIRQSIKGMVEQLRPHKKD, from the coding sequence ATGAGTGCCACCGTCAGTGACTATCTGCTCTATCGCCTCACGCAGTGGGGCATCCGCCGCCTCTACGGTTATCCGGGAGATGGAATCAACGGCCTCCTCGGCGCGCTCGGGCGCAACTCCGAGTTCCAGTTCATCCAGGCACGCCACGAGGAGATGGCGGCCTTCATGGCGTGTGCCCATGCGAAGTTCACCGGTGAGGTGGGGGTGTGCGTGGCCACCTCGGGCCCTGGTGCCATCCATCTGCTCAATGGTCTCTATGACGCGAAGCTGGACCACCAGCCCGTGGTGGCCATCGTGGGACAGCAGAAGAGCATGGGGTTGGGTGGCCACTACCAGCAGGAAGTGGACCTGCCCGTGCTCTTCAAGGACGTGGCCTCCGAGTACACCGTCATGGTCTCCAACCCCTCGGCCATCCGCCACGCGGTGGACCGGGCGGTACGCATCGCCCAGTCGCAGCGCACGGTGACATGCATCATCATTCCCAACGACGTGCAGGAGCAACCCTATCAGCGGCCTCCGCAGGTGCACGGCTCCATCCACTCCAGCGTGGGCTATAGCGAGCCGCGCGTGGTTCCCCAGGAGAAGGACCTGCGGCGCGCCGCCGAGGTGCTCAACGCCGGCAAGAAGGTGGCGATGCTGGTGGGCGCCGGTGCCATGCGCGCGGCGGATGAAATCATCGAGGTGGCGGACCTGCTGGGCGCGGGCGTGGCCAAGGCGCTCCTGGGCAAGGCGGTGCTGCCCGACGACCTGCCCTTCGTCACGGGCGCCATCGGCCTGCTGGGCACCAAACCCAGTTGGGACATGATGATGGAGTGCGACACCCTGCTCATGGTCGGCACCAGCTTCCCCTACTCGGAGTTCCTCCCGCCCGAGGGTCAGGCGCGCGGCGTGCAGATCGATATCGACGGGCGCATGCTCGCCATCCGCTACCCCATGGAGGTGCCGCTCACGGGTGACTCCAAGGAGACGCTGCGCGCGCTCGTTCCGCTGCTCAAGCGCAAGGAGGACCGCGGCTGGCGCGAGGGGTTGGAGAAGGGCATCCGCCAGTGGTGGAAGGTGGTGGAAGGGCGGGCGATGAATGGCGCCAATCCCATCAACCCCCAGCGCGTCTTCCACGAGCTGTCGCCGAAGCTGCCGGATGGGGCCATCCTCTCGTCGGACTCGGGCTCGGCGGCCAACTGGTTCGCGCGTGACCTCAAGATTCGCAAGGGGATGATGGCGTCCTTGTCTGGCAACCTGGCCACCATGGGTTGCGGCGTGCCGTATGCCATTGGCGCCAAGTTCGCCTACCCGGACCGGCCCGTCATCGCCATGGTGGGCGACGGCGCCATGCAGATGAATGGCAATGGCGAGCTCGTCACCATCGCCAAATACTGGAAGGAGTGGAAGGACCCGCGGCTCGTCATCCTGGTGCTCAACAACCGGGACCTCAACCAGGTGACGTGGGAGCAGCGGGTGCTGGCGGGAGACCCGAGGTACAAGGCGTCACAGGAACTGCCGGACTTCCCCTACGCGCGCTACGCCGAGTCGATTGGCCTCCGGGGCATCCGCGTGGACAAGCCGGAGCAGATCGCCAGCGCGTGGGACCAGGCGCTGAGCGCGGATCGTCCGGTGGTGCTCGAGGCATACACCGACCCGGACGTGCCGCCACTGCCGCCGCACATCACCCTGGAGCAGGCCAGACATTTCTCCGAGGCCCTCCTCAAGGGGGACGAGAAGTCGGTCGGTCTCATCAGGCAGTCCATCAAGGGCATGGTGGAGCAGCTCAGGCCCCACAAGAAGGACTAG
- a CDS encoding FAD-binding and (Fe-S)-binding domain-containing protein: MRTRDAIQRALSKVPRKQPSPRTLPGTQGGEVMLDVRGLEADLRRSVKGEVRFDDGSRALYATDGSNYRQVPIGVVIPRSIEDVIQTVRVCREHGAPLLSRGGGTSLAGQCCNVAVVIDWMKYLGKVLEIDPATKSARVQPGTILDVLRHQAEEYHLTFGPDPSTHNHCALGGMLGNNACGSHAQMAGPVSHNVLELDVLTYDGLRLKVGPTSDEELQAIIRSGGRRGDIYRKLRDLRDHYADEIRRRYPPIPRRISGYNLNALLPENGFDVARALVGTEGTCVTILEAKLRLVHSPPHRVLVLLGYPDIYTAGDHAHELAERFHPLALEGLDYRLIHNVVVKGHTTELASIHPKSSHVEFLDLLPRGHGYLMLELGGDTKEEAIERAREMMDELCADRRPPEDMRLYSDMEHIEHAWKIRESGLGATARVPGQPDTWPGWEDSAVPPEKLGDYLRGMRKLYDKYGYDASLYGHFGQACVHTRINFDLKSARGIQQYRAFMSEAVDLCVSMGGSLSGEHGDGQARAEFLPRMFGPELVRAFREFKTIWDPLGKMNPGKVVDPHPIDQQLRFGRDYEARTWKPKTHFKYPDDDGLLYRATERCVGVGKCRRDSGGTMCPSYMVTKEEKHTTRGRAHLLFEMMQGQVIKKGWRDENVKESLDLCLACKGCKGDCPVNVDLATYKAEFLSHYYQGHLRPRTAYSMGLIMFWARAAMLAPGLVNLLTQHSPTQELLKKLGGITTKRPMPRFAPESFQRWVVRQRPVPRHQGHQRVLLWPDTFNNHFFPETAASALEVLEDAGFEVVVPQGFLCCGRPLYDFGMLPTAKWMLRRTVERLRPYIEKGVPLVGLEPSCVSVFRDELRNLFPDWSLATQLRRQTFLFSDFLGRYARDWQPPRLEKKAVVHGHCHHKSLFKMNDEKGLLEKLGLDYQVPETGCCGMAGSFGFEAGEKYEVSQKVGERVLLPKVRETPKDTLLIADGFSCREQIAQNTDRKALHVAQVVRMAKASGSTGPAGEYPERGWVTSGLGKPPARWGLRAAVVGTGLLLGGLWLLRWPGNTRAHSRKRPPSRTPNTT, encoded by the coding sequence ATGCGAACCAGGGATGCCATCCAACGCGCCTTGTCGAAGGTGCCGCGCAAGCAGCCGTCACCTCGCACGCTCCCGGGAACACAAGGCGGCGAGGTCATGCTGGACGTGCGGGGGCTGGAGGCCGACCTGCGCCGCTCCGTGAAGGGCGAGGTCCGCTTCGACGATGGCAGCCGCGCGCTCTACGCCACGGATGGTTCCAACTACCGTCAGGTGCCCATCGGGGTCGTCATCCCCCGAAGCATCGAGGACGTCATCCAGACGGTGCGTGTCTGCCGGGAACATGGCGCTCCGCTGCTGTCGCGTGGCGGCGGTACCAGCCTCGCGGGCCAGTGCTGCAACGTGGCCGTGGTCATCGACTGGATGAAGTACCTCGGCAAGGTGCTCGAGATAGATCCGGCCACGAAGTCGGCCCGGGTACAGCCCGGCACCATCCTGGACGTGCTGCGCCACCAGGCCGAGGAGTACCACCTCACCTTCGGCCCGGACCCCTCCACCCACAATCACTGCGCCCTGGGCGGCATGCTGGGCAACAACGCGTGTGGCTCGCACGCGCAGATGGCCGGGCCCGTCTCCCACAACGTGCTGGAGCTGGACGTCCTCACCTACGACGGCCTGCGCCTGAAGGTGGGCCCCACCAGCGACGAGGAGCTCCAGGCCATCATCCGCTCCGGCGGCCGGCGCGGTGACATCTACCGAAAGCTGCGCGACCTGAGGGACCACTACGCGGACGAAATCCGCCGCCGCTACCCGCCCATTCCCCGGCGTATCTCCGGCTACAACCTCAACGCCCTGCTCCCCGAGAATGGCTTCGACGTGGCGCGCGCCCTGGTGGGCACCGAGGGCACGTGCGTCACCATCCTGGAGGCGAAGCTGAGGCTCGTGCACAGCCCACCGCACCGGGTGCTGGTGCTGCTCGGCTATCCCGACATCTACACCGCGGGAGACCATGCCCACGAGCTGGCCGAGCGCTTCCACCCGCTCGCGCTGGAGGGACTGGACTACCGGCTCATCCACAACGTCGTCGTGAAGGGCCACACGACCGAGTTGGCGTCCATCCATCCCAAGAGCTCGCACGTCGAGTTCCTCGATCTGCTGCCACGGGGCCATGGCTACCTCATGCTCGAGCTCGGCGGGGATACGAAGGAGGAGGCCATCGAGCGGGCGCGCGAGATGATGGACGAGCTGTGCGCGGACCGGCGGCCCCCCGAGGACATGCGGCTGTATTCGGACATGGAGCACATCGAGCACGCGTGGAAGATTCGCGAGTCGGGCCTGGGCGCCACCGCGCGCGTGCCCGGCCAGCCGGATACCTGGCCCGGCTGGGAAGACTCGGCGGTTCCTCCGGAGAAGCTGGGCGACTACCTCCGGGGCATGCGCAAGCTCTACGACAAGTATGGCTATGACGCCTCGCTCTACGGCCACTTCGGCCAGGCGTGCGTGCACACACGCATCAACTTCGACCTCAAGTCGGCCCGGGGCATCCAGCAGTACCGCGCCTTCATGAGCGAGGCGGTGGACCTGTGCGTGTCCATGGGGGGCTCGCTGTCGGGCGAGCATGGGGATGGGCAGGCTCGCGCCGAGTTCCTCCCGCGCATGTTCGGCCCGGAGCTGGTGCGCGCCTTCCGCGAGTTCAAGACCATCTGGGATCCCCTGGGGAAGATGAACCCGGGCAAGGTGGTGGATCCCCACCCCATCGACCAGCAACTGCGCTTTGGACGGGACTACGAGGCGCGGACGTGGAAGCCGAAGACGCACTTCAAGTACCCGGATGACGACGGCCTGTTGTACCGGGCCACCGAGCGCTGCGTGGGGGTGGGCAAGTGCCGGCGGGACAGCGGCGGCACCATGTGCCCCAGCTACATGGTGACGAAGGAGGAGAAGCACACCACGCGCGGCCGGGCCCACCTCCTCTTCGAGATGATGCAGGGCCAGGTCATCAAGAAGGGCTGGCGTGACGAGAACGTGAAGGAGTCGCTGGACCTGTGCCTGGCGTGCAAGGGGTGCAAGGGCGACTGCCCGGTGAACGTGGACCTGGCCACGTACAAGGCGGAGTTCCTCTCGCACTACTACCAGGGGCACCTGCGCCCGAGGACCGCCTACTCCATGGGCCTCATCATGTTCTGGGCGCGGGCGGCCATGCTCGCGCCGGGGCTGGTGAATCTCCTCACCCAGCACTCGCCCACCCAGGAGCTGCTGAAGAAGCTGGGTGGCATCACCACGAAGCGACCCATGCCCCGCTTCGCGCCCGAGTCCTTCCAGCGCTGGGTGGTGCGGCAGCGGCCGGTGCCGCGCCACCAGGGCCACCAGCGGGTGTTGCTGTGGCCGGACACCTTCAACAACCACTTCTTCCCGGAGACGGCGGCCTCGGCGCTGGAGGTGCTGGAGGACGCGGGCTTCGAGGTGGTGGTGCCCCAGGGCTTCCTGTGCTGCGGCCGGCCGCTCTACGACTTCGGCATGCTGCCCACGGCGAAGTGGATGCTGCGGCGCACGGTCGAGCGCCTCCGGCCATACATCGAGAAGGGCGTGCCGCTGGTGGGCCTGGAGCCGAGCTGCGTGTCCGTGTTCCGCGACGAGCTGCGCAACCTCTTCCCGGACTGGTCACTCGCCACGCAGCTCAGGCGCCAGACGTTCCTCTTCAGTGACTTCCTCGGCAGGTACGCCAGGGATTGGCAGCCACCGCGCCTGGAGAAGAAGGCGGTGGTGCACGGGCACTGCCACCACAAGTCGCTCTTCAAGATGAACGACGAGAAGGGCCTGCTCGAAAAGCTGGGGCTGGACTACCAGGTGCCGGAGACGGGCTGCTGCGGCATGGCGGGCTCGTTCGGCTTCGAGGCGGGAGAGAAGTACGAGGTATCCCAGAAGGTGGGCGAGCGCGTGCTGCTGCCCAAGGTCCGTGAGACGCCCAAGGACACCCTCCTCATCGCGGATGGCTTCAGTTGCCGGGAGCAGATCGCCCAGAACACGGATCGCAAGGCCCTGCACGTGGCGCAGGTGGTGCGGATGGCGAAGGCTTCCGGAAGCACGGGCCCCGCGGGCGAGTACCCCGAGCGGGGCTGGGTGACGAGTGGCCTGGGCAAGCCCCCGGCGCGCTGGGGTCTGCGCGCGGCGGTGGTGGGCACGGGCCTGCTGCTCGGTGGCCTGTGGCTGCTCAGGTGGCCCGGAAACACCCGGGCTCACAGCCGGAAGAGGCCGCCGAGCAGAACACCGAACACCACGTGA
- a CDS encoding glycoside hydrolase family 15 protein, translating into MRPTRIHDYAVIGDGHSVALVSRAGAIDWLCWPRFDSPSLFAAILDPDVGGTWRLLPVGPSRVTRRYLPDTNVLETRFEADGGVLVVTDLMPIHEERPPRVWPSRELVRCVSCEQGEVVLEVDYDPRPDYGRAKAPVRDGGRLGWRLEHGGWLYTLRADVPLRPRPGGGLYGRLTMRAGQRAHFSLTATDDGPAVLPPVGRFTWEHVERSVRAWRGWVRGCRYSGPYREAVVRSALALKLLTFGPSGGVVAAPTTSLPEVPGGKDNWDYRFCWVRDAAFTARAFYGLGYEAEAESFVSWLLRATWLTQPRMHVFYDVYGRVRAGERELPHLRGYEGSRPVRVGNAAAVQLQLDAYGEAIDAVAQWARRGGHLSRDELRMLRCFGEYITKVWDRPDEGIWESRSGRLAHTFSRVSCWMALERLLELHGRGVFRDVRMPVERFREARQWLREEIETRGWNQRLHSYVRVLDGDAVDADLLLLSWYGFEDARSERMRSTYRRIQERLEVGDGLLFRNEDDVREGEGAFGICSFWRVGFLAKGGGDFAEAEASFARLLRCANDVGLYAEEMDPRTGEARGNFPQAFTHVGLIGAALELEEARPRREPVWRTEREAWSEEARA; encoded by the coding sequence TTGCGGCCCACGCGCATCCACGACTACGCCGTCATCGGTGATGGGCACAGCGTTGCGCTCGTCTCGCGCGCGGGGGCCATCGACTGGCTGTGCTGGCCGCGCTTCGACAGTCCCTCGCTCTTCGCGGCGATTCTGGACCCGGACGTGGGGGGCACCTGGCGCCTGCTTCCGGTGGGCCCCTCGCGGGTGACGCGGCGCTATCTGCCGGACACCAACGTGCTCGAGACACGCTTCGAGGCGGACGGCGGCGTGCTGGTGGTGACGGACCTGATGCCCATCCACGAGGAGCGTCCGCCCCGGGTGTGGCCCTCGCGCGAGCTGGTGCGCTGCGTGTCCTGCGAGCAGGGGGAGGTGGTGCTGGAGGTCGACTATGACCCGAGGCCGGACTACGGGCGGGCGAAGGCACCGGTGAGGGACGGGGGAAGGCTCGGCTGGAGGCTGGAGCATGGCGGGTGGCTGTACACGCTGCGCGCGGACGTACCGCTGCGGCCTCGCCCCGGGGGCGGGCTGTACGGCCGGCTCACGATGCGGGCGGGGCAGCGGGCACACTTCTCGCTCACGGCGACGGACGACGGGCCGGCGGTGCTGCCGCCGGTGGGACGCTTCACCTGGGAGCACGTGGAGCGCTCGGTGAGGGCGTGGCGGGGATGGGTGCGCGGATGCCGGTACTCGGGGCCGTACCGCGAGGCGGTGGTGCGCAGCGCGCTGGCGCTGAAGCTGTTGACCTTCGGGCCCTCGGGAGGGGTGGTGGCGGCCCCCACGACGTCGCTGCCGGAGGTGCCGGGCGGGAAGGACAACTGGGACTACCGCTTCTGCTGGGTGCGGGACGCGGCCTTCACCGCGCGCGCCTTCTACGGGCTGGGCTACGAAGCGGAGGCGGAGTCCTTCGTGTCCTGGCTGCTGAGGGCCACGTGGCTCACGCAGCCGAGGATGCACGTCTTCTACGACGTCTACGGGCGGGTGCGCGCGGGCGAGCGGGAGCTGCCCCACCTGCGTGGGTACGAGGGCTCTCGCCCGGTGCGGGTGGGCAACGCGGCGGCGGTCCAGCTCCAACTGGACGCCTACGGCGAGGCCATCGACGCGGTGGCGCAGTGGGCCCGGCGCGGTGGGCACCTGAGCCGGGATGAGCTGAGGATGCTGCGGTGCTTTGGCGAATACATCACGAAGGTGTGGGACCGGCCGGACGAGGGCATCTGGGAATCGCGCTCGGGCAGGCTCGCACACACCTTTTCCAGGGTGTCGTGTTGGATGGCGCTGGAGCGGCTGCTGGAGCTGCACGGGCGCGGGGTGTTCCGGGACGTGCGCATGCCCGTGGAGCGCTTCCGGGAGGCACGCCAGTGGCTGCGGGAAGAGATCGAGACGCGAGGGTGGAACCAACGGCTGCACAGCTACGTGCGGGTGCTGGACGGGGACGCGGTGGACGCGGACCTGCTGCTGCTCTCCTGGTATGGCTTCGAGGACGCGCGCTCGGAGCGGATGCGGAGCACGTACCGGCGCATCCAGGAGCGGCTCGAGGTGGGGGACGGGCTGCTCTTCCGCAACGAGGACGATGTGCGCGAGGGAGAGGGGGCATTTGGCATCTGCTCCTTCTGGCGGGTGGGCTTCCTGGCGAAGGGGGGAGGGGATTTCGCCGAAGCGGAGGCGTCCTTCGCGCGGCTGCTGCGTTGCGCGAACGACGTGGGGCTGTACGCGGAGGAGATGGATCCGCGGACGGGGGAGGCGCGAGGCAACTTCCCGCAGGCCTTCACGCACGTGGGGCTCATCGGCGCGGCGCTGGAGCTGGAGGAGGCCAGACCCAGGCGCGAGCCGGTGTGGCGCACGGAGCGCGAGGCGTGGAGCGAGGAGGCGCGGGCGTGA
- a CDS encoding four-helix bundle copper-binding protein, which yields MARVETQKSSVQPFLPQGGIQLSEEMKGCISNCMSCSAVCLQTVTYCLQQGGKHAASDHIRLLQDCVQICKTSADFMLRGSPLHTLTCGVCSEVCERCAVECEKMGEDAIMKDCAEACRRCWESCRKMIAMA from the coding sequence ATGGCTCGAGTGGAGACGCAGAAGTCCTCGGTTCAGCCCTTCCTGCCGCAAGGCGGCATTCAGCTCTCCGAGGAAATGAAAGGCTGTATCAGCAATTGCATGTCATGCTCGGCCGTGTGCCTGCAAACGGTGACGTACTGCCTCCAGCAGGGCGGCAAGCACGCGGCGTCCGACCACATCCGGCTCCTCCAGGATTGTGTGCAGATCTGCAAGACGAGCGCGGACTTCATGCTGCGGGGCTCGCCCCTGCACACGCTCACCTGTGGTGTCTGTTCCGAGGTCTGTGAGCGGTGCGCGGTCGAGTGCGAGAAGATGGGCGAGGACGCGATCATGAAGGACTGCGCCGAGGCGTGCCGCCGCTGCTGGGAGTCCTGTCGCAAGATGATCGCGATGGCGTAG